From a region of the Roseivirga sp. 4D4 genome:
- the scpB gene encoding SMC-Scp complex subunit ScpB — MDFLAQHIEALIFCAQKPIRLVELKACLSEMFEADVPEKDIEEAIEQLMEKFSADTFSFEVVNSGGGYQFLTKPSYQASIGILLKQQSKKRLSTSALETLSIIAYKQPTTKSEIEQIRGVNCDYSVQKLLEKELIEIKGKAETVGRPLLYGTSDSFMDYFGINDLKDLPTPKDFSTPDNEIGTPDPEGETSAD; from the coding sequence GTGGACTTTCTGGCTCAGCATATTGAAGCACTAATTTTCTGCGCACAAAAACCCATTAGGCTGGTAGAACTGAAAGCTTGCCTATCAGAAATGTTTGAGGCTGACGTTCCGGAAAAGGATATCGAAGAGGCCATTGAACAATTGATGGAGAAATTCAGTGCTGATACCTTCTCATTTGAAGTAGTTAATAGTGGAGGAGGCTATCAGTTCCTTACCAAGCCTTCGTACCAAGCCAGTATTGGTATTCTACTGAAACAGCAATCAAAGAAAAGGCTTTCTACCTCCGCATTAGAAACGCTCTCGATTATTGCTTACAAACAACCGACCACTAAGTCTGAGATTGAGCAAATCAGGGGGGTTAATTGTGATTATTCAGTTCAAAAGCTCTTAGAAAAAGAGCTAATTGAAATTAAAGGGAAGGCAGAAACAGTAGGAAGACCCCTACTCTATGGTACCTCTGACTCTTTTATGGATTATTTCGGAATCAATGACCTGAAAGACCTCCCCACACCCAAGGACTTTTCTACCCCAGATAACGAAATCGGTACGCCTGATCCAGAAGGAGAGACTAGCGCTGATTAA
- a CDS encoding pseudouridine synthase, with protein MTKKKFNPNKKRGNNKAVKKPDYKHQALQQPTEQTEAIRLNKYIANAGVCSRREADKLIEKGEITVDGEVIKELGYKVKPGQVVVHEKSVLKPENRVYLLLNKPKGFLSTTSDPEGRKTVMDLVSKACLEKVFPVGRLDRSTTGLLLFTNDGELSKKLTQPKHQIKKIYQVSLNKPITKNDFEEILSGITLDDEKVFVDDLAIVDGDNSTLGIEIHLGKNRIVKRIFEHLGYNVTKLDRVVYGSLTKKDLPRGKWRFLTEKEVLWLK; from the coding sequence ATGACAAAGAAGAAATTCAACCCGAACAAGAAGCGAGGCAATAATAAAGCCGTTAAGAAACCTGACTACAAACATCAGGCGCTTCAACAACCCACCGAACAAACCGAAGCCATAAGGCTAAATAAGTATATCGCCAATGCTGGAGTATGTTCCAGACGTGAGGCTGATAAGCTTATAGAAAAAGGCGAGATCACCGTAGACGGTGAAGTGATCAAGGAACTCGGTTATAAAGTAAAACCAGGACAGGTTGTGGTTCATGAAAAGAGTGTACTTAAGCCTGAAAACAGAGTATATCTCTTGTTGAATAAGCCCAAAGGCTTCTTAAGTACTACCTCTGATCCTGAGGGCCGAAAAACAGTCATGGATCTTGTTTCCAAAGCTTGTCTAGAAAAAGTATTTCCAGTAGGAAGACTGGATCGATCTACAACAGGACTCCTTCTTTTCACTAATGATGGTGAGTTATCAAAGAAGCTCACACAGCCCAAGCATCAAATCAAAAAGATCTATCAAGTCAGTTTGAATAAACCCATTACCAAGAACGACTTTGAGGAGATTCTTAGCGGCATTACCCTAGATGATGAAAAGGTATTTGTTGATGACCTGGCAATCGTAGATGGAGACAATTCTACCTTGGGTATTGAGATTCACCTAGGCAAAAATCGCATTGTCAAGCGCATATTTGAACACTTGGGTTATAATGTGACTAAACTGGATCGTGTGGTCTATGGAAGCCTTACTAAAAAGGACTTGCCCAGAGGTAAATGGCGCTTTCTGACCGAAAAAGAGGTACTTTGGTTAAAATAA
- a CDS encoding 4Fe-4S dicluster domain-containing protein, whose protein sequence is MEFLPQIAFLIIVATASFFLYKRITRIRMNIFLGKPSGRTDRTSERWKTMLLVAFGQQKMFKRIIPAFLHFLIYAGFLVINLEVLEFVIDGLAGTHRIFAPYLGDFYTVLINVFEFLAVAVLFSCFAFLIRRNVMKIKRFSGEEMRKWPTLDANLILVIEIILMFAILTMNATDMLIQGQDDHYAQTGTFFFSSFLIPLFEGMSVSTLIFVERFAWWFHIVGILGFAIYVTYSKHLHIAMAFPNTWYSNLEEKGKIENMPVVTNEVKMMLGMPAEGSNEPPAEIARFGAKDVNDLSWVNIMNAYSCTECGRCTSQCPANMTGKKLSPRKIMMATRDRAEEVGASLAKGGKGLEDGKSLLGDYITKEEINACTSCNACVEACPINIDPLSIILEMRRYVSMEESAAPASWNGMFQNIETSFSPWKFAPTDRFNWAEDLNKESK, encoded by the coding sequence ATGGAATTTCTGCCTCAAATAGCCTTTCTAATTATTGTTGCGACTGCATCATTTTTCCTCTACAAACGCATCACTCGAATAAGAATGAATATCTTCTTGGGAAAGCCCTCTGGGAGAACCGACAGAACCTCTGAAAGGTGGAAGACTATGCTACTCGTAGCATTTGGACAACAAAAGATGTTCAAACGCATAATACCCGCATTTCTACACTTCTTGATATATGCTGGTTTTTTAGTGATTAACCTTGAAGTTCTAGAGTTCGTAATCGATGGGCTAGCAGGCACACACAGGATTTTCGCTCCTTATCTAGGTGACTTCTATACCGTATTAATCAATGTCTTCGAATTTCTGGCTGTAGCAGTTCTATTCTCATGTTTTGCATTTCTGATCCGAAGAAACGTGATGAAAATAAAACGATTTTCTGGAGAAGAAATGCGCAAATGGCCTACGCTAGATGCTAACCTCATTCTAGTCATTGAAATCATTTTAATGTTTGCCATCCTGACTATGAATGCAACAGACATGCTCATTCAAGGTCAGGACGATCACTATGCACAGACTGGAACATTCTTTTTCAGTAGTTTTTTGATCCCATTGTTTGAAGGCATGAGTGTTTCGACATTGATCTTTGTTGAACGCTTTGCATGGTGGTTCCACATTGTCGGAATTCTAGGTTTTGCCATCTATGTAACTTATTCTAAGCACTTACACATCGCTATGGCATTTCCGAATACATGGTATTCCAACCTTGAAGAAAAAGGTAAAATTGAGAATATGCCTGTAGTGACAAACGAAGTAAAAATGATGCTAGGCATGCCTGCGGAAGGCTCCAATGAACCTCCTGCCGAAATTGCCCGGTTTGGAGCCAAGGATGTCAATGATTTGAGTTGGGTCAACATCATGAATGCCTACTCATGTACTGAGTGTGGTAGATGTACTTCCCAATGTCCAGCCAATATGACTGGCAAAAAGCTGTCACCACGAAAAATTATGATGGCCACCCGTGATCGAGCGGAAGAAGTAGGTGCGAGTCTGGCCAAGGGAGGAAAAGGTCTTGAAGATGGTAAGTCATTATTAGGCGACTATATTACCAAGGAAGAAATAAATGCTTGTACCAGTTGTAATGCCTGTGTGGAAGCTTGCCCAATTAATATTGATCCATTGTCGATTATTCTCGAAATGAGGCGCTATGTCTCGATGGAAGAATCGGCAGCACCAGCATCATGGAATGGAATGTTCCAAAATATCGAGACGAGTTTCTCCCCATGGAAATTCGCCCCAACCGATAGATTCAACTGGGCAGAAGACTTAAACAAAGAATCGAAATAA
- a CDS encoding (Fe-S)-binding protein: MSDQQLSVPTMAQMTAKGESPEVLFWVGCAGSFDDRYKKVTLAFIKILNKVGISYAVLGEEETCTGDPARRAGNEFLFQMQAIANIQVLDGYNVKKIVTACPHCFNTLKNEYPELGGNYEVIHHSTFLQQLINEGKVGLKGGGEFKGKKITYHDSCYLGRANNIYDAPREVLEALDAELVEMKRCRTKGLCCGAGGAQMFKDAEPGDKEVNIERTEEALDTGANIIAAGCPFCMTMMRDGVKSKEKEDTVAVMDLAELIAKNEGL; this comes from the coding sequence ATGAGTGATCAGCAATTGAGTGTACCCACCATGGCTCAAATGACAGCCAAAGGAGAGTCTCCAGAGGTATTGTTTTGGGTAGGTTGTGCAGGTTCGTTTGACGATAGATATAAGAAGGTAACCCTAGCCTTCATTAAAATACTGAACAAGGTAGGCATCTCTTATGCCGTTCTGGGGGAAGAAGAAACTTGTACTGGAGATCCAGCCAGAAGAGCCGGTAATGAGTTTCTGTTTCAGATGCAGGCCATTGCCAATATACAGGTGCTAGATGGCTATAATGTCAAGAAGATCGTAACTGCTTGCCCGCATTGCTTCAATACGCTGAAAAACGAATACCCTGAATTGGGCGGTAATTATGAAGTAATTCATCACTCTACTTTCTTGCAACAGCTGATCAACGAAGGCAAAGTTGGCCTAAAAGGCGGTGGAGAGTTTAAAGGAAAGAAGATCACGTATCACGACTCCTGCTACTTGGGTAGAGCCAACAATATCTATGATGCTCCAAGAGAGGTTTTAGAAGCGCTGGATGCCGAATTGGTAGAAATGAAACGCTGTCGCACCAAAGGTCTTTGCTGTGGTGCCGGTGGTGCTCAAATGTTTAAGGACGCTGAACCAGGAGACAAAGAAGTGAATATTGAGCGTACGGAAGAAGCACTGGATACCGGAGCCAATATCATAGCAGCCGGATGCCCTTTCTGTATGACTATGATGCGTGATGGCGTCAAGTCCAAAGAAAAGGAAGATACTGTGGCGGTAATGGACTTAGCTGAGCTCATTGCTAAAAACGAAGGACTTTAA
- a CDS encoding DM13 domain-containing protein, whose protein sequence is MKKIKFYILILLVSSAMLGCIGTDIVEDIIVNQSVSISNRLETLAVGDSYQFEANFFDEMGEQATADITWSSNNEAVMSITASGLATGVSQGDVWISAMSGVARDSVMVSVGPSTTFAAAERTGSFVGLRDYNVSGNFTLTEDGDNLVLTFASNFMASRGPGLFVYLSNNSTRVNGGVEMGQLMQNSGAQTYTIALTEAQLDTYNHVLIYCKPFGVAFGTGQFDN, encoded by the coding sequence ATGAAAAAGATAAAGTTTTATATACTCATTTTGCTCGTTAGTTCGGCCATGCTTGGCTGCATTGGGACGGATATCGTGGAAGATATAATAGTGAACCAGTCAGTATCAATAAGCAACAGGCTTGAGACTCTGGCAGTTGGCGATTCTTATCAGTTTGAGGCCAACTTCTTTGATGAAATGGGAGAACAGGCGACTGCCGACATCACATGGTCATCGAACAATGAAGCGGTGATGTCCATTACGGCTTCTGGCTTGGCAACTGGCGTGTCTCAGGGTGATGTTTGGATCAGCGCGATGTCAGGCGTAGCTCGAGATTCTGTGATGGTTTCGGTTGGTCCAAGTACCACTTTTGCTGCGGCAGAAAGGACTGGCTCATTTGTCGGCCTGAGAGATTATAACGTGAGTGGTAATTTCACCCTTACCGAAGATGGTGACAATCTAGTACTCACTTTTGCCTCGAACTTTATGGCATCAAGAGGCCCGGGGCTGTTCGTATACCTAAGTAACAATTCTACCAGGGTAAATGGTGGTGTTGAGATGGGACAATTGATGCAAAACTCAGGCGCACAGACTTACACCATTGCGCTAACTGAGGCACAGCTAGATACTTATAATCATGTTTTAATCTACTGTAAGCCTTTTGGTGTGGCTTTCGGAACAGGCCAATTTGACAATTAG
- a CDS encoding HAMP domain-containing sensor histidine kinase, whose protein sequence is MSEAKNLKGGISLFWKLSATFLALLVMVGVFHIILSISTSEKYYLERNQRLNANIAQSIIQEVKPFIDGELSETATDDIMHHMMAVNPSIEVYLLDEEGGILNHVAPYKKVKLTEVSLDPINEFIETKGEVCVMGDDPRKPGEEQIFSAAPIMEGDVLQGYVYVVLAGEDYYEVASNLWSDYITALGGGTMLAILIAALIVGLIAIWFITRNLRGIVDTVRRFQEGDLDARIETKSGKEFNTLGVAFNEMADTIVGNIENLKSMENLRRELVGNVSHDLRTPLAVIHGYIETLMIKKDDLNPAERDKYLNIILQSTEKLKTMVSELFELSKLESKQVQPKKEPFFVNELLQDVVQKYLILARKKGVLIQSVISNNIELVNADISLIERVLQNLIDNALKFTPEGGTITIKTNELDDAVEIQVSDTGVGIPEEQIPFVFDRYHIGDKRIGLDKSNTGLGLAIVKKILEIHDATIRLTSKLNQGTSFSFELPYHQA, encoded by the coding sequence ATGAGTGAAGCGAAGAATTTAAAGGGTGGCATTAGCCTTTTTTGGAAACTCTCTGCTACTTTTTTGGCCTTATTGGTCATGGTAGGAGTGTTCCACATCATACTCTCAATCTCTACTAGTGAGAAGTACTATCTAGAAAGAAATCAGAGGCTGAATGCCAATATTGCCCAGAGCATAATCCAAGAGGTAAAACCCTTTATCGATGGTGAACTAAGCGAAACGGCAACGGATGATATCATGCACCATATGATGGCCGTTAACCCCAGCATTGAGGTCTACCTGCTGGATGAAGAAGGCGGAATCCTCAATCATGTGGCACCCTACAAGAAGGTGAAGCTCACAGAAGTCAGTCTCGATCCGATCAATGAGTTTATTGAGACTAAGGGCGAGGTTTGCGTGATGGGGGATGATCCGCGAAAACCTGGGGAAGAGCAGATTTTCAGTGCTGCACCGATAATGGAAGGAGATGTCCTTCAAGGGTATGTTTATGTGGTACTGGCTGGTGAAGATTACTATGAAGTGGCCTCTAACCTCTGGAGTGACTATATAACTGCACTTGGTGGTGGCACCATGTTGGCTATTCTGATTGCGGCCCTGATCGTTGGTCTCATTGCCATCTGGTTTATCACCAGAAACTTAAGAGGTATTGTCGATACGGTTAGGCGTTTTCAAGAGGGAGATTTAGACGCACGGATCGAGACAAAATCAGGAAAAGAGTTTAATACCCTTGGAGTTGCTTTCAATGAGATGGCGGATACCATTGTGGGGAATATTGAAAACCTCAAGTCTATGGAGAACCTGAGGAGAGAGTTAGTAGGAAATGTAAGTCATGATTTAAGGACTCCACTGGCTGTTATCCATGGTTATATTGAGACTTTAATGATCAAAAAGGATGACCTAAACCCTGCGGAAAGAGATAAGTACCTTAATATAATCCTTCAGAGTACCGAGAAGCTGAAAACAATGGTTTCGGAACTGTTCGAGCTATCAAAACTAGAATCAAAGCAGGTGCAACCTAAAAAAGAGCCATTCTTTGTCAATGAGTTGCTACAGGATGTTGTTCAGAAGTATCTGATACTTGCTCGGAAAAAGGGAGTTCTCATCCAATCCGTGATTTCAAACAATATTGAATTGGTCAATGCTGACATTTCTCTAATCGAAAGAGTCTTACAAAATCTGATTGACAATGCACTCAAGTTTACCCCAGAAGGTGGCACCATTACAATCAAGACTAATGAACTGGATGATGCCGTGGAAATTCAGGTGAGTGATACGGGTGTGGGAATCCCTGAAGAGCAGATTCCATTTGTCTTTGACAGATATCATATTGGCGATAAGCGAATAGGCTTAGATAAGAGTAATACGGGTCTTGGCTTGGCGATCGTGAAGAAGATATTGGAAATCCATGACGCTACGATCCGTTTGACAAGTAAGCTGAATCAAGGCACTTCATTTTCATTTGAACTACCATATCATCAGGCATGA
- a CDS encoding response regulator transcription factor encodes MNKKVLIVEDDADISGLIEIHLKDMGFETLIADRGDTALEIALTEAFDFIILDIMLPGKDGLEVCRELRASKLKTPILMLTARSEEIDKILGLEMGADDYLTKPFSIRELTARVKAILRRTESQADSGSVSREILRYDDLVIDKDKRKVLLKNERVDLTPKEFDLLALMAENPGKSYSRESLLNVVWGYEFAGYEHTVNSHINRLRSKIETDLSSPKYILTSWGVGYRFNDELNQD; translated from the coding sequence ATGAATAAGAAAGTACTTATTGTCGAAGACGATGCTGATATAAGTGGGCTCATTGAGATCCACTTGAAGGATATGGGCTTCGAAACACTCATTGCCGATCGTGGAGATACTGCATTGGAAATAGCACTAACAGAGGCTTTTGATTTCATCATTCTGGATATTATGCTTCCGGGAAAAGATGGACTCGAGGTTTGCAGGGAGTTGCGGGCTTCAAAGCTCAAAACTCCTATTCTAATGCTTACTGCTAGATCTGAGGAGATCGACAAAATTCTGGGTTTGGAAATGGGTGCCGATGATTACCTGACCAAGCCTTTCAGTATTCGTGAATTGACTGCAAGGGTGAAGGCAATACTAAGAAGAACGGAATCTCAGGCTGACAGTGGTTCAGTTTCTCGTGAGATCCTGCGCTATGACGACTTGGTCATAGACAAAGACAAACGTAAAGTACTACTCAAAAACGAGCGGGTCGATTTAACGCCAAAAGAGTTTGATCTACTAGCATTAATGGCCGAAAATCCAGGAAAAAGCTACAGTCGAGAAAGTCTTTTGAATGTGGTTTGGGGTTATGAGTTTGCAGGTTATGAACACACGGTAAACTCTCATATCAACAGGCTGAGAAGTAAAATTGAAACGGATCTTTCAAGCCCTAAATACATATTGACTTCTTGGGGTGTTGGCTACAGGTTCAATGATGAATTAAATCAAGACTAA
- a CDS encoding OmpA family protein, translated as MKKLYSLLFITALLYASGCATQKTNFLGVQEAPKKTTPAPSNPSIGPSQNAAKIITADKEEKKTPKFLKNYVEDQNYIQAIEDFRKELESNPDAGDLNYYTAESYRKLGNPKASIPYYAKAIAAGFDNPELELNYALALKANEQYDDAKEVLTQYENFATIEIYKERAQQEIKNLEKLDSISLYVRNVDLTPLDEVNTPQAEYSPTFYNNELYFSSTREAETFNRYNVPFSDLYKVGVEGLTPDASSLSRLPELFNSEGINEGSVAFSPDGNTMVFAKGNTDEKKSRRSVDLFISTKKNGRWSTPVSMPINSPEYWDTSPSFNQSGTTMYFASDRPGGFGGSDIYRATLNARGRWANVSNMGPAINTAGDEVFPYVAPDNKLYFASDGHAGFGMLDLFSAENKGGVVTVRNLGPSFNSSADDFGLIYSDFPFEGFYTSNREGGQGGDDLYSFVDNSSDLKKITYVLRGTTYQRNEDSTQVILGEVRVKLLDANGQLVDDVLSSRGGSYSFPVDPEKEYTLLGEKDAFFTARKIFTTVGQGIAQEDLVERFTEKVFNEDVTLDPIVLDAVILLENIYYDLAKADIRQDAALELDKLVQLLNDNPEIKIEISSHTDSRDDDEANMDLSQRRAQSAVDYIISKGISRDRLVAKGYGESLLVNGCSNDVECSEEDHQKNRRTEFKVIEVDQN; from the coding sequence ATGAAGAAGCTCTATTCATTACTATTCATTACAGCATTGCTTTACGCAAGTGGATGCGCTACACAGAAGACAAATTTTTTGGGTGTTCAAGAAGCACCCAAGAAAACCACCCCTGCGCCTAGTAATCCATCCATTGGCCCATCACAAAATGCAGCAAAAATTATCACTGCTGATAAGGAAGAAAAGAAGACGCCTAAGTTCTTGAAGAATTATGTAGAAGATCAAAACTACATTCAAGCCATAGAGGATTTCAGGAAAGAATTGGAGAGTAATCCTGATGCCGGGGACCTGAACTATTACACAGCGGAATCTTACCGAAAGTTGGGTAACCCAAAAGCTTCTATCCCATATTACGCTAAGGCAATAGCAGCTGGCTTTGATAATCCAGAGCTAGAACTGAACTATGCTTTAGCCCTAAAGGCAAATGAACAGTATGATGATGCGAAAGAGGTACTGACGCAATATGAAAACTTTGCAACTATTGAGATCTATAAGGAACGAGCTCAACAAGAAATTAAAAACCTTGAAAAGCTGGATAGTATCAGCCTATATGTAAGAAATGTAGATTTGACACCGCTGGACGAAGTGAACACACCTCAAGCTGAGTATAGCCCCACCTTTTACAACAATGAGCTCTATTTCTCGAGTACGAGGGAAGCTGAGACTTTCAACAGGTACAATGTTCCTTTTAGTGACTTATACAAAGTGGGAGTTGAAGGATTAACCCCTGACGCTTCATCACTAAGCCGACTGCCTGAGTTATTTAATTCAGAGGGTATCAATGAGGGTTCTGTTGCATTTTCGCCAGATGGAAATACCATGGTTTTTGCCAAAGGAAACACTGATGAAAAGAAAAGTAGGCGAAGCGTAGACCTCTTCATTTCAACGAAAAAGAATGGCAGGTGGAGCACACCAGTGTCTATGCCGATTAATAGCCCTGAATACTGGGATACATCTCCATCTTTTAATCAATCAGGTACTACTATGTATTTTGCATCGGATCGCCCTGGAGGTTTCGGTGGTTCTGATATTTATCGTGCAACATTGAATGCGCGCGGCAGATGGGCAAATGTCAGCAATATGGGTCCGGCAATTAATACTGCTGGCGATGAGGTTTTTCCTTATGTAGCTCCAGACAACAAACTTTACTTTGCCTCAGACGGACATGCAGGTTTCGGCATGCTAGACCTATTCTCAGCAGAAAATAAAGGAGGCGTAGTAACCGTAAGAAACTTAGGCCCATCATTTAATTCTTCAGCAGATGATTTCGGCTTAATCTATTCTGATTTTCCTTTTGAGGGCTTTTATACCTCAAACCGTGAGGGAGGTCAGGGCGGAGATGATCTTTACAGCTTTGTGGACAATTCAAGTGACCTGAAAAAAATTACTTATGTCCTTCGCGGAACGACCTACCAAAGAAATGAAGACAGTACTCAAGTCATTTTGGGTGAAGTTCGGGTAAAGCTTTTGGACGCAAATGGCCAGCTAGTTGATGATGTATTGAGTAGTCGTGGAGGTTCTTATAGCTTTCCTGTAGACCCAGAGAAAGAATACACACTCTTGGGAGAAAAAGACGCCTTCTTCACCGCCAGAAAAATATTTACCACAGTAGGTCAGGGTATTGCGCAGGAAGACCTTGTAGAACGTTTTACGGAGAAAGTTTTTAACGAAGATGTCACACTAGATCCAATCGTGCTTGATGCAGTTATTCTATTGGAAAACATCTATTACGATCTAGCAAAGGCAGATATTAGACAGGATGCAGCACTTGAACTCGACAAGCTAGTGCAACTGCTCAATGATAATCCAGAAATTAAGATTGAAATCAGTTCACATACGGATTCACGCGATGATGATGAAGCCAATATGGACTTGTCTCAAAGAAGAGCCCAATCAGCGGTTGATTACATCATATCTAAGGGAATTTCCAGGGATAGATTGGTGGCAAAAGGCTATGGAGAGTCTCTACTGGTCAATGGTTGCTCCAATGACGTAGAGTGCTCAGAAGAGGATCATCAAAAAAATAGAAGAACGGAGTTCAAAGTAATCGAAGTAGATCAGAACTAG
- a CDS encoding AIR synthase related protein, producing MNERYMQRGVSASKEDVHNAIKNLDKGLFSKAFCKVVPDFMGGDDAYCNIMHADGAGTKSSLAYMYWKETGDISVWKGIAQDAIIMNIDDLLCVGATDNILLSSTIGRNKNLIPGEVISALINGTEEVLQMLRDNGLNIISTGGETADVGDLVRSVIVDSTVIARMKREDVITNENIRPGQVIVGLASYGQASYETVYNGGMGSNGLTSARHDVFDKYLAEKFPESFDPSVPQDLVYSGSKKLTDSVEGSPLDAGKLVLSPTRTYAPVMVEILKKFRNEIGGIIHCSGGAQTKILHFVDNLHIIKDNLFEIPPLFKLIQEESGTDMKEMYKVFNMGHRMEIYVDESISEEIISISKSFGIPAQIVGRIEESQKKHLSIQTEWGKYEY from the coding sequence ATGAACGAGCGATACATGCAGCGAGGAGTTTCTGCCTCGAAAGAAGATGTTCACAATGCCATCAAAAACCTTGATAAAGGATTGTTCTCTAAAGCATTCTGTAAGGTAGTTCCTGATTTCATGGGAGGCGATGATGCTTATTGCAACATCATGCATGCAGACGGTGCCGGTACTAAGTCATCTTTAGCTTATATGTACTGGAAAGAGACGGGTGATATCAGTGTCTGGAAGGGAATTGCCCAAGACGCCATCATCATGAATATTGATGACTTACTGTGTGTGGGCGCCACGGATAATATTCTACTCTCCTCGACCATTGGTCGAAACAAGAACCTAATTCCCGGAGAAGTCATTTCAGCTTTGATCAATGGTACCGAAGAGGTGCTACAAATGCTTCGTGACAATGGGCTCAATATCATTAGTACTGGAGGTGAAACTGCCGATGTTGGCGACCTGGTCAGAAGTGTAATCGTGGACAGTACAGTCATTGCCCGAATGAAGCGCGAGGATGTGATCACGAACGAAAACATTCGACCGGGACAGGTAATTGTAGGCTTGGCTTCTTACGGTCAAGCGAGTTATGAAACAGTGTATAATGGCGGTATGGGCTCTAACGGCCTCACGTCCGCCAGACATGACGTTTTCGATAAGTATCTGGCTGAAAAATTTCCAGAAAGCTTCGACCCAAGCGTGCCTCAAGACTTAGTCTATTCAGGTTCGAAAAAATTGACTGATTCAGTAGAAGGGTCTCCACTGGATGCGGGAAAGCTAGTGCTCTCACCTACCAGAACATATGCCCCTGTGATGGTGGAGATATTAAAGAAATTCAGAAACGAAATCGGAGGAATCATCCACTGTAGTGGAGGAGCTCAAACTAAGATCCTTCACTTCGTTGACAACCTTCATATCATCAAAGACAACCTCTTTGAAATACCGCCTCTTTTTAAATTAATTCAGGAAGAAAGTGGCACTGACATGAAGGAAATGTACAAAGTCTTCAACATGGGTCATCGCATGGAAATTTATGTGGATGAAAGTATTTCTGAAGAGATCATTTCTATTTCTAAAAGCTTCGGTATTCCTGCACAAATTGTAGGCCGTATTGAAGAATCACAAAAAAAGCACCTTTCTATCCAAACAGAGTGGGGTAAATACGAGTATTAG